The following are encoded together in the Oncorhynchus nerka isolate Pitt River linkage group LG23, Oner_Uvic_2.0, whole genome shotgun sequence genome:
- the LOC115106108 gene encoding protein bicaudal D homolog 1-like, whose protein sequence is MAAGGGCGDTVEQCRAEVERLTRELAEANREKIRAAECGLVVLEENQTLKQQYSDLEAEQEALRQELEQLQEAFGQTFSTQRKVAADGETNEETLLQESATKEAYYMSRLLGIQSELKQSRAVTVNTQADNEHLSTLLQELRESNEMLELQRSRMREEIREYKFREARLLQDYTELEEENITLQKLVSTLKQNQVEYEGLKHEIKVLEEETELLNSQLEDALRLKDISEAQLEEALDSLKSEREQKKHLRKELVHHLSLCDVQYTGSAHLTFTSAPPSGTATPVSALSPSSEEPGRCNGQLHGGSGTGTGTGSLPRANGECRGAGRKGEGMVSDLFSEMNLTEIQKLKQQLLQVEREKTALLISLQECQTQLQHTQGALNEQHERAQRLSERVTALRRLHQEAQLAQETHLNREALMEQGEEEEEEKEKGLIHSRGQAFCHQTPGLEILQCKYRVAVTEVVELKAELKSLRERYNQSVEGGVEERTRGEAQHRSLEQQVGRLERSCREGRDKVGGLETELRTAKNMASESQGALNAAQDELVTFSEELAQLYHHVCLCNNETPNRVMLDYYRHGRGLRGISASLKGDDTRVLLTPRLARRLAAVAAATSSSTAESRSPSESPSKERLSGEGGREGGRDRDSPVPRTPPTGSPSISASSSSSSSSSPAVEPAGDLRREPMNIYNLNAIIREQVRHLQRAVDRSLQLSRQRAAARELAPLFDKDKEACMEEILKLKSLLSTKREQIATLRLVLKANKQTAENALANLKSKYENEKHMVTDTMMKLRNELKALKEDAATFSSLRAMFATRCDEYVTQLDEMQRQLAAAEDEKKTLNSLLRMAIQQKLALTQRLEDLAFDQEQSHCTRSGKVARMKRSTPKVSPGPPSSPTTGTGAPLSLTSATTDATALALSSPTTHHRHPLSPSSTAPSGPTIPGSPPSLEAPSSSWTPPSTPHRLAHSQWALGVRTLEVDSHSFSLDSHSFSLERSSTGLSRHYSSDTRPSPGRGAQPGSAPSSPYRSPILGSRRLTWSSPRTRPLTNLTRTSALYTPSSYTPTSSYTPSSSYTPSSPYTPSSSYTPSSAHYSPSSYIPSSSYTPHTSYSHTSSYSPLYPRYYGSHRPPH, encoded by the exons GCGTTTGGCCAGACCTTCTCCACCCAGCGCAAGGTGGCTGCGGACGGGGAGACCAACGAAGAGACCCTCCTACAGGAGTCAGCCACTAAGGAGGCGTATTACATGAGTCGCCTGCTGGGGATCCAGTCAGAGCTCAAACAGAGCCGGGCCGTCACAGTCAACACACAGGCCGACAACGAACACCTCAGTACCCTGCTGCAGGAGCTCAGAGAG AGTAATGAGATGTTGGAGCTGCAGCGGAGCCGGATGAGAGAGGAGATCAGGGAATATAAATTCAGAGAGGCGCGACTCCTACAGGACTACACTGAGCTGGAGGAGGAGAACATCACCCTGCAGAAACTAGTGTCCACTCTCAAACAGAATCAG GTGGAGTACGAGGGGTTAAAGCATGAGATCAAGGTTCTGGAGGAGGAGACTGAGCTGCTGAACAGTCAGTTAGAAGACGCCTTACGTCTCAAAGACATCTCTGAGGCCCAGCTAGAGGAGGCCCTGGACTCCCTGAAGAGCGAGCGGGAGCAGAAGAAGCACCTCCGCAAGGAGCTGGTCCACCACCTCAGCCTGTGTGACGTCCAATACACGGGCAGCGCCCACCTCACTTTCACCTCAGCGCCACCTAGTGGCACGGCTACGCCTGTCTCCGCCCTGTCGCCCAGCTCAGAGGAGCCGGGCAGGTGTAACGGGCAGCTACATGGAGGGTCAGGAACTGGGACGGGGACAGGGTCACTGCCCAGGGCCAATGGAGAGTGTCGGGGAgcggggaggaaaggagaggggatggtgtcGGATCTGTTCAGTGAGATGAACCTGACAGAGATACAGAAGCTCAAGCAGCAGCTGCTACAG GTGGAGCGAGAGAAAACAGCGCTGTTGATCAGCCTGCAAGAGTGCCAGACGCAGCTGCAGCATACACAGGGTGCCCTGAACGAGCAGCACGAAAGGGCCCAACGCCTCAGCGAGAGAGTCACCGCCCTCAGGCGCCTGCACCAGGAGGCCCAGCTCGCCCAGGAGACACACCTCAACCGAGAGGCCCTGATGGAgcaaggagaagaggaagaggaggagaaagagaagggattAATACACAGCAGGGGCCAGGCATTCTGCCACCAGACCCCGGGTCTGGAGATCCTCCAGTGTAAATACAGGGTGGCTGTAACCGAGGTGGTCGAGCTAAAGGCTGAGCTGAAGTCTCTGAGAGAGAGGTACAACCAGTCTGTGGAgggtggggtggaggagaggacccGCGGAGAGGCCCAGCACAGATCACTGGAGCAGCAGGTGGGGAGGCTGGAGAGGAGCTGCCGGGAAGGTAGGGACAAGGTAGGGGGCCTGGAGACGGAGCTGAGAACAGCAAAGAACATGGCCAGCGAGAGCCAGGGGGCGCTCAATGCAGCACAGGACGAACTGGTCACCTTCAGCGAGGAGCTGGCTCAACTTTACCACCACGTCTGCCTCTGTAACAACGAGACGCCCAACCGGGTGATGCTAGACTACTACAGACACGGCAGAGGACTAAGGGGTATCAGTGCCTCGCTCAAGGGTGACGACACCCGCGTTCTACTTACGCCCCGCCTCGCCCGGCGGCTCGCAGCCGTTGCCGCAGCAACCTCATCGTCCACGGCGGAGTCTCGTAGCCCCTCGGAATCTCCATCCAAAGAGCGGTTGTCAGGAGAGGGAGGCCGGGAAGgggggagggacagggacagtcctGTACCCCGCACCCCTCCTACGGGCTCCCCCAGCATCAGTGCCTCTtcctcatcttcatcatcatcatcgcctGCGGTAGAGCCAGCTGGAGACCTGCGTAGGGAACCCATGAACATCTATAACCTCAACGCCATCATCAGAGAGCAG GTGAGGCACCTCCAGAGGGCAGTGGACCGGTCACTCCAGCTGTCCAGACAGAGGGCTGCAGCCAGGGAACTGGCCCCACTGTTTGACAAGGACAAAGAGGCCTGTATGGAAGAGATACTGAAGCTCAAGTCCCTGCTCAGCACCAAGAGAGAACAGATAGCTACCCTCAGACTGGTGCTCAAAGCGAACAAACAG ACTGCAGAGAATGCCCTGGCCAACCTGAAGAGTAAGTATGAGAATGAGAAGCACATGGTGACAGACACCATGATGAAGCTGAGGAACGAACTGAAGGCCCTGAAGGAGGATGCTGCCACCTTCTCATCGCTCAGAGCCATGTTCGCTACCAG GTGTGACGAGTATGTGACTCAGCTGGATGAGATGCAGAGGCAGCTGGCTGCGGCGGAGGACGAGAAGAAGACACTCAACTCCCTCCTGCGGATGGCCATCCAGCAGAAACTTGCCCTGACCCAGCGTCTGGAGGACCTAGCCTTCGACCAGGAGCAGTCGCACTGCACCCGCAGCGGCAAGGTGGCCCGCATGAAGAGAAGCACCCCCAAAGTAAGTCCTGGTCCTCCCTCCAGCCCCACCACCGGCACTGGCGCCCCCTTAAGCCTGACCTCTGCTACTACAGATGCCACAGCCCTAGCTCTGAGCTCCCCTACGACACATCATAGACACCCCCTCAGCCCCTCCTCCACGGCCCCCTCAGGCCCCACAATACCAGGCAGTCCCCCCTCCCTGGAggcaccctcctcctcctggacTCCCCCATCCACCCCCCACAGGCTGGCTCACTCCCAGTGGGCACTGGGTGTCCGAACGTTAGAGGTCGACTCCCACAGTTTCAGTCTCGACTCCCATAGTTTTAGTTTAGAACGTAGCAGTACTGGGCTCTCCAGGCATTACTCCTCAGACACACGGCCGTCTCCTGGCAGGGGTGCTCAGCCTGGCTcggccccctcctccccctaccgTTCTCCCATACTGGGGTCTCGCCGGTTGACATGGAGCTCCCCTCGAACTCGCCCCCTTACCAACCTGACGCGTACCTCAGCCCTTTATACCCCCTCTTCTTACACCCCTACTAGTTCCTATACCCCTTCTAGTTCCTACACCCCTTCCTCCCCTTATACCCCCTCCAGTTCCTATACCCCTTCATCTGCTCATTACTCTCCTTCATCATATATCCCATCCTCTTCATACACCCCCCACACTTCATATAGCCACACCAGCAGCTACAGTCCACTCTACCCTAGGTACTACGGTTCCCATCGGCCCCCTCACTGA